tcctcggctggtagaagcgttttggggatggatccccagatccctgccctgactcatccGGACGGGACcatttcatgcctgccccctgctccaggGCAGgagggttcatctcgtcgggcgcggcaccagagtcgctcccctccatcgtctcgttgggcgcggcaccggagctgtccccctccatcgtctcacggggtgcagcaccagagctgctcccctccatcgtctcacaggGCGTAGCACcgaagctgctcccctccatcacctcacagGGCGCGGCATCAGAGCCGGGCACGGCTCCGGTGCCACC
Above is a genomic segment from Miscanthus floridulus cultivar M001 chromosome 3, ASM1932011v1, whole genome shotgun sequence containing:
- the LOC136543849 gene encoding uncharacterized protein codes for the protein MAKRDKKAKEEMKKAKRLKQEAWDQGEDVSSEDDDNDDDDNDDDKGSESMRSVEAGESAASHGVPAEDWWMGDAGLAAADPKATMEGGGTGAVPGSDAAPCEVMEGSSFGATPCETMEGSSSGAAPRETMEGDSSGAAPNETMEGSDSGAAPDEMNPPALEQGAGMKWSRPDESGQGSGDPSPKRFYQPRTST